A region from the Pseudomonadota bacterium genome encodes:
- a CDS encoding carboxymuconolactone decarboxylase family protein, whose protein sequence is MARIPYPDPAELDDKVRTRLAQLPPLNILRILSHAQGNFIPFLAMGSSILSGQSLDGKLRELAILRVAHLTGAHYEWTQHVPIAKQCGASDAQVAAIAEGAGAAAFNDLENKTLAFTDELTTKVRVSDATFQALAALLPPRQLVELTLAAAFYGLAARVMEVFEIELEPSAGTYSLEQLQPRKD, encoded by the coding sequence GTGGCGCGCATTCCCTATCCCGATCCCGCCGAGCTCGACGACAAAGTGCGCACGCGGCTGGCGCAACTGCCGCCGCTCAACATCCTGCGCATCCTGTCCCATGCGCAAGGTAATTTCATTCCGTTCCTGGCCATGGGCTCGTCCATCCTCAGCGGGCAGTCGCTGGACGGCAAACTGCGCGAGCTGGCGATCCTGCGCGTCGCGCATCTGACCGGCGCGCACTACGAGTGGACGCAACACGTCCCGATCGCGAAGCAGTGCGGGGCGAGCGATGCGCAGGTTGCGGCCATCGCCGAGGGCGCGGGCGCGGCGGCGTTCAACGATCTCGAGAACAAGACGCTGGCCTTCACCGACGAGTTGACGACCAAGGTGCGGGTGTCCGATGCGACGTTCCAGGCGCTCGCGGCCCTGTTGCCGCCACGACAACTGGTGGAGTTGACCTTGGCCGCCGCCTTCTATGGCCTGGCGGCGCGCGTGATGGAAGTGTTCGAAATAGAACTCGAGCCGAGCGCCGGCACCTATTCGCTCGAACAGTTGCAGCCCAGGAAAGATTGA
- a CDS encoding amidohydrolase family protein: protein MSHDSLVIDAQVHAYQRNHAARPWVGHLHGPDEVTGDDMVAAMDAVGVDGALLISPWSLYRFDASYALEVHARHGDRFGLIKPFDPASPAIEEEIAQWARTPGAVGARIVLWHDHVIDEKDPGLSRILKAGARHALPINILAWERLHLFATLARAHPDTQLVLDHCGLRQAFTPPPPAAPFAALDEVLALARLDNVVIKITGACTLSHQPYPYADIHAPLKRLFDAYGFERCLWGTDWTRATAFVTYAQGVDMFRDALGLSSSERAALMGGSLTRVYRWAPRR from the coding sequence ATGTCCCACGACTCTCTCGTCATCGACGCCCAGGTCCACGCCTACCAGCGCAACCACGCGGCGCGACCCTGGGTCGGCCATCTGCACGGTCCGGATGAAGTCACGGGCGACGACATGGTGGCGGCCATGGACGCGGTGGGCGTCGACGGCGCGCTGTTGATCTCGCCGTGGAGTTTGTATCGCTTCGACGCGAGCTATGCGCTCGAGGTGCATGCCAGGCACGGCGACCGCTTCGGGCTCATCAAGCCTTTCGATCCGGCCTCGCCCGCGATTGAAGAGGAGATCGCCCAATGGGCGCGTACGCCCGGGGCGGTCGGCGCGCGCATCGTGCTGTGGCACGACCATGTCATCGATGAAAAGGATCCGGGGCTGTCGCGCATCCTCAAGGCCGGCGCCCGACACGCGCTGCCGATCAATATCCTCGCCTGGGAGCGACTCCACCTCTTCGCCACCCTGGCGCGCGCGCATCCCGACACCCAGCTGGTGCTCGATCACTGCGGGCTGCGCCAGGCGTTCACGCCACCGCCACCGGCCGCGCCGTTCGCCGCGCTGGATGAAGTGTTGGCACTGGCGCGCCTCGACAATGTCGTCATCAAGATCACGGGCGCCTGCACCTTGTCGCATCAGCCCTATCCCTATGCCGACATCCATGCGCCCTTGAAACGCCTGTTCGATGCTTACGGCTTCGAGCGTTGCCTGTGGGGCACGGACTGGACGCGCGCCACGGCCTTCGTCACCTATGCGCAAGGCGTCGACATGTTTCGTGATGCGCTGGGACTGTCGAGCAGCGAGCGCGCGGCCTTGATGGGCGGCAGCCTCACGCGCGTCTATCGTTGGGCGCCGCGTCGCTGA
- a CDS encoding AAA family ATPase, with product MRAILVLNAKGGSGKTTVATNLAGYYAAEGAKVVLADYDPQGSSMDWLRQRGANAAKIGAVDAAAGPLRVPRSTDVVIMDAPAGTHGDILAVLLRKAHTAIVPVVPSPVDIRAAQRFFGELREVRPLVENDVKICTIASRVRDGARTSDDLEDFLMDQKLPSGRRFPFLTWLRLSAAYLKAAEKGLSIFEMPPSQSAVDREYWMPLLKWLASPRSMPDA from the coding sequence ATGCGCGCGATTCTGGTGCTGAACGCCAAAGGTGGCAGCGGCAAGACGACGGTGGCGACCAATCTCGCCGGTTATTACGCGGCCGAGGGCGCCAAGGTGGTGCTGGCGGATTACGACCCGCAGGGCTCGAGCATGGACTGGCTGCGTCAGCGCGGCGCCAATGCGGCGAAGATCGGCGCTGTGGACGCGGCGGCCGGCCCGCTGCGCGTGCCGCGCAGCACCGACGTCGTGATCATGGACGCGCCGGCCGGCACCCATGGCGACATCCTCGCCGTCTTGTTGCGCAAGGCGCACACCGCCATCGTGCCGGTGGTGCCCTCGCCAGTCGACATTCGCGCCGCCCAGCGATTCTTTGGCGAGCTGCGCGAAGTGCGGCCGCTGGTGGAGAACGACGTCAAGATCTGCACGATCGCGAGCCGGGTGCGCGATGGCGCCCGCACCTCGGACGACCTCGAGGACTTCCTCATGGATCAGAAACTGCCGTCCGGACGGCGCTTTCCGTTCCTGACCTGGCTGCGCTTGAGCGCCGCCTATCTCAAGGCCGCCGAGAAAGGCCTGTCGATCTTCGAGATGCCGCCCTCCCAGAGCGCGGTCGACCGCGAATACTGGATGCCCCTGCTGAAATGGCTGGCAAGCCCGCGCAGCATGCCCGACGCGTGA
- a CDS encoding energy transducer TonB produces the protein MTRASAVVSNVRALRQATRPGDFNSDDRLALTIVVAIVLHAMVLLGVSFAPEPKAPSRFESMEVILVAEKSARAPKEAKLLSQANLEGGGDTDDELRPSAPVKSPLPAPTAAVASPPPPPARARPAPPVAQPAPAPARQGRTQVKDHVARVARQGELPVPHESATRPTQVRPEAPPEPQPEPQPVVDNEPLPDGAQQLVHSFAIANLSAEIQEKLESRAKRPRRKYVSATTQEYRYAAYMEAWRAKVERIGNINYPEEARRRRLSGTVMLDVAVNRDGSVGEISIRKSSGITLLDDAAVRSVHLAAPYDPLPPEIRKEVDELHVTRTWKFFDASGVSVSR, from the coding sequence ATGACCAGGGCTTCAGCGGTGGTCAGTAACGTACGCGCGCTACGCCAGGCCACGCGTCCTGGCGACTTCAACAGCGACGACCGCCTGGCGCTGACCATCGTCGTCGCCATCGTGCTGCACGCCATGGTGCTGCTGGGTGTGAGTTTCGCGCCCGAGCCCAAGGCGCCGTCGCGCTTCGAGTCGATGGAAGTGATCCTGGTGGCGGAGAAATCGGCGCGCGCCCCCAAGGAGGCCAAGCTGCTGTCGCAGGCCAATCTCGAGGGTGGCGGCGACACCGACGACGAGCTCAGGCCCAGCGCGCCGGTCAAGTCGCCCCTGCCGGCGCCGACCGCGGCGGTCGCGAGCCCACCGCCACCGCCGGCGCGCGCACGGCCGGCGCCGCCGGTGGCACAGCCGGCGCCCGCGCCGGCGCGCCAGGGCCGCACCCAGGTCAAGGATCACGTGGCGCGCGTGGCCCGCCAGGGCGAATTGCCGGTGCCGCACGAGAGCGCCACGCGACCCACCCAGGTGCGGCCCGAAGCGCCGCCCGAACCGCAACCCGAGCCACAACCGGTGGTCGACAACGAACCCCTGCCCGACGGCGCACAGCAACTCGTGCACTCCTTCGCCATCGCCAACCTGTCGGCCGAGATCCAGGAAAAACTCGAGAGCCGCGCCAAGCGCCCGCGCCGCAAGTACGTGTCGGCCACCACCCAGGAATATCGTTACGCGGCCTACATGGAGGCGTGGCGCGCCAAGGTCGAACGCATCGGCAACATCAACTATCCCGAGGAGGCGCGTCGTCGGCGCCTGTCGGGCACGGTGATGCTGGACGTGGCGGTCAACCGTGACGGCAGCGTCGGCGAGATCAGCATCCGCAAGTCGTCCGGCATCACGCTGCTCGATGATGCCGCCGTGCGCAGCGTGCATCTGGCCGCGCCCTATGATCCGCTGCCGCCCGAGATCCGTAAGGAAGTGGACGAACTGCACGTCACGCGCACCTGGAAATTCTTCGATGCCAGCGGCGTGTCGGTGTCGCGCTGA
- a CDS encoding aspartate carbamoyltransferase catalytic subunit: MAQDSIQLDSQGRLKHFLSTEHLPRSLLTAILDHAERFTVVGDRAVKKVPLLRGKTVVNLFFEPSTRTRTTFELAAKRLSADVMNLNIEASAAKKGESLADTLRTLEAMQTDMFVVRHHESGAPEFIARQVGPEVSVINAGDGRHAHPTQAMLDMFTIRRYKRDFAQLKVAIVGDVAHSRVARSEIHALKTLGVPEIRVVGPKTLLPRGIEALGVDVHHSLDTGLEGVDVVMMLRLQQERMQSALLPSGHEYFHTFGLTPARLKRAKPDAIVMHPGPINRGVEIDSAVADGKQSVILQQVTHGIAVRMAVMSMAMGTAAQAS, translated from the coding sequence ATGGCGCAGGACAGCATTCAACTCGACAGCCAGGGGCGGCTGAAGCATTTCCTGAGTACCGAGCACCTGCCGAGGAGCCTGCTCACCGCCATCCTCGACCACGCCGAACGCTTCACCGTGGTGGGCGACCGCGCGGTCAAGAAAGTGCCTTTGCTGCGCGGCAAGACCGTCGTCAACCTGTTCTTCGAGCCGAGCACGCGCACCCGCACCACCTTTGAACTCGCGGCCAAGCGCCTGTCGGCCGACGTCATGAATCTCAACATCGAGGCCAGCGCCGCCAAGAAGGGCGAATCGCTGGCCGATACCCTGCGCACCCTCGAAGCGATGCAGACCGACATGTTCGTGGTGCGTCACCATGAATCGGGCGCGCCGGAATTCATCGCGCGCCAGGTCGGGCCCGAGGTCAGCGTCATCAACGCCGGCGACGGCCGCCACGCGCACCCGACCCAGGCGATGCTCGACATGTTCACCATCCGCCGCTACAAGCGCGACTTCGCGCAGCTGAAGGTGGCGATCGTCGGCGATGTCGCCCATTCGCGCGTGGCGCGCTCCGAGATCCATGCCTTGAAGACGCTCGGCGTGCCGGAGATCCGCGTGGTCGGACCCAAGACCCTGTTGCCGCGCGGCATCGAGGCGCTGGGCGTCGACGTGCATCATTCGCTCGACACCGGCCTCGAAGGGGTGGACGTGGTGATGATGCTGCGCCTGCAACAGGAACGCATGCAGAGTGCCCTGTTGCCGAGTGGTCACGAATACTTCCATACCTTCGGCCTGACGCCGGCGCGTTTGAAACGCGCCAAGCCCGACGCCATCGTCATGCATCCCGGCCCCATCAATCGCGGCGTCGAAATCGACTCGGCGGTGGCCGACGGCAAGCAGTCGGTGATCCTGCAGCAGGTTACCCACGGCATCGCGGTGCGCATGGCGGTGATGTCGATGGCGATGGGCACGGCCGCGCAGGCCTCATGA
- the ruvX gene encoding Holliday junction resolvase RuvX — translation MSTVTALGFDYGERRIGVAVGQSLTRTAEALVTLPVRHGQVDWPAISRLIDTWRPQQLVVGLPGTEDGQPHANADAIARFARRLHGRFKLPVAFVDERLSSYAASEDPDTRRVGLDAVAARLILETWLAGC, via the coding sequence TTGAGCACGGTCACCGCGCTGGGCTTCGACTACGGCGAGCGGCGCATCGGCGTGGCGGTGGGTCAGAGCCTGACGCGCACCGCCGAGGCGCTCGTCACCCTGCCGGTGCGCCATGGCCAGGTCGATTGGCCGGCCATCTCGCGACTCATCGACACCTGGCGACCGCAGCAATTGGTGGTGGGCCTGCCCGGCACAGAGGACGGCCAGCCGCACGCCAATGCCGACGCCATCGCGCGCTTCGCACGACGTCTGCACGGCCGCTTCAAGTTGCCGGTCGCGTTTGTCGATGAACGCCTGTCGTCGTATGCTGCCAGCGAGGATCCGGATACCCGACGCGTCGGCCTCGACGCGGTGGCGGCACGGCTGATACTCGAAACTTGGCTGGCCGGGTGCTGA
- a CDS encoding energy transducer TonB: protein MAYAEGVRNRAKRFGELFERDVPSGRVGLDVAVASDGSLANVTITRSSGIEATDAKAVRIIEKAAPFGALPPEIAKKYDVAHIEFTMSIVDDQGFSGGQ from the coding sequence ATGGCCTATGCCGAGGGCGTGCGCAACCGCGCCAAGCGCTTCGGCGAGCTGTTCGAACGCGACGTGCCGAGCGGCCGCGTCGGCCTCGACGTGGCGGTGGCCAGCGACGGCAGCCTGGCCAACGTCACCATCACTCGCTCATCGGGCATCGAGGCCACCGACGCCAAGGCCGTGCGCATCATCGAGAAGGCCGCGCCTTTCGGCGCGCTGCCGCCGGAGATCGCCAAGAAGTACGACGTCGCGCACATCGAGTTCACCATGAGCATCGTCGATGACCAGGGCTTCAGCGGTGGTCAGTAA
- a CDS encoding TetR/AcrR family transcriptional regulator, with protein MSPPRGRPRQFEHGAVLLRALEVFWRQGFAATTMDNLAAAMGLNKPSLYNAYGDKQAIYRQALAAFIAQVEQEVGAALASSGELREALQAFFDGALAVYCAHDPPLGCFAICTATAEAVAHGEIQRDLAGVIAGLDGMLAARFSAALDAGQIKPTPTPRDRARLTQAVLHSLAVRSRAGESRDSLRELATQAIAMVCGD; from the coding sequence ATGTCTCCACCCCGCGGTAGGCCCCGCCAGTTCGAGCACGGCGCGGTGCTGCTGCGCGCACTCGAAGTGTTCTGGCGGCAAGGCTTTGCGGCCACCACCATGGACAACCTGGCGGCGGCCATGGGGCTCAACAAGCCCAGTCTCTACAACGCCTACGGCGACAAGCAGGCCATCTACCGCCAGGCGCTGGCGGCCTTCATCGCCCAGGTCGAACAGGAGGTCGGCGCCGCCCTCGCCAGCAGCGGCGAGCTGCGCGAAGCGCTGCAAGCCTTCTTCGATGGCGCACTGGCCGTGTATTGCGCCCATGACCCACCCCTGGGCTGTTTCGCCATCTGCACCGCCACCGCCGAAGCCGTCGCCCATGGGGAAATCCAGCGCGACCTGGCCGGCGTCATCGCCGGTCTGGATGGCATGTTGGCCGCACGTTTCAGCGCCGCGCTCGACGCCGGGCAGATCAAACCGACGCCCACCCCGCGTGACCGCGCGCGCTTGACCCAGGCGGTGCTGCACAGCCTGGCGGTGCGTTCGCGTGCGGGGGAGTCGCGGGACAGCTTGCGCGAATTGGCGACCCAGGCCATCGCCATGGTGTGTGGTGACTGA
- the pyrR gene encoding bifunctional pyr operon transcriptional regulator/uracil phosphoribosyltransferase PyrR, whose product MHELEQLDVDSLIADIAARLKKRIAEQNLTNPALVGIRTGGVWLAQRLQKKLKLAGPIGELNIAFYRDDFSRIGMHPTVEPSALPFDVNDRHLLLVDDILYTGRTIRAAMNEIFDYGRPRSISLVVLIDRGGRELPIDANVYGARVTLPPGQHVKLIGPDPLRLEIGATKS is encoded by the coding sequence ATGCACGAACTCGAACAACTCGATGTCGATTCCTTGATAGCCGACATCGCGGCCCGCCTGAAGAAACGGATCGCCGAACAGAACCTCACCAACCCCGCGCTGGTCGGCATTCGCACCGGCGGCGTTTGGCTGGCGCAACGCCTGCAGAAGAAACTGAAACTGGCCGGTCCCATCGGCGAATTGAACATTGCCTTCTATCGCGATGACTTCAGCCGCATCGGCATGCACCCGACCGTCGAACCGTCGGCGCTGCCTTTCGATGTCAACGATCGGCACCTGTTGCTGGTCGACGACATTCTCTACACCGGTCGCACCATTCGCGCGGCCATGAACGAGATCTTCGATTACGGCCGGCCGCGCTCCATCAGCCTGGTGGTGCTCATCGACAGGGGCGGCCGCGAACTGCCGATCGATGCCAACGTCTACGGCGCGCGCGTCACCCTGCCGCCTGGACAGCATGTTAAACTCATCGGACCCGATCCCCTGCGACTCGAAATTGGCGCGACCAAGTCATGA
- a CDS encoding YqgE/AlgH family protein yields the protein MQHFNLTDHFLIAMPQLADPNFVRSVTYICAHNEDGAMGIVINRPLDMALGEVLMQMELAASTPAIAESLVYLGGPVHTDRGFVLHRPAQNWNSTIAITAEVAVSTSRDILEAIARGQGPIDALVALGYAGWGAGQLENEMAQNAWLSGPADLDIVFKTPAELRWQRAAARLGIDLASISHDVGHA from the coding sequence ATGCAGCACTTCAATCTCACCGACCATTTCCTGATCGCGATGCCGCAACTGGCGGATCCGAACTTCGTGCGCTCGGTGACCTACATCTGCGCGCACAACGAGGACGGCGCCATGGGCATCGTCATCAACCGTCCGCTGGACATGGCGCTGGGCGAGGTGCTGATGCAGATGGAACTCGCGGCCAGCACGCCGGCCATCGCCGAGTCGCTGGTGTATCTCGGCGGGCCGGTGCATACCGACCGGGGCTTCGTGCTGCACCGGCCGGCGCAGAACTGGAACTCGACCATCGCCATCACCGCCGAAGTCGCGGTCTCGACCTCGCGCGACATTCTCGAAGCCATCGCCCGCGGCCAGGGCCCCATTGATGCGCTGGTGGCGCTCGGCTATGCCGGCTGGGGCGCCGGCCAGCTCGAGAACGAGATGGCGCAGAACGCCTGGCTGTCGGGCCCGGCCGATCTCGACATCGTGTTCAAGACGCCGGCCGAATTACGCTGGCAACGCGCTGCCGCGCGGCTCGGCATCGATCTGGCGTCGATTTCCCACGACGTCGGCCACGCTTGA
- the gshB gene encoding glutathione synthase, whose product MSRRLGVIMDPIDAIKPKKDTTLALLLAAARHGYELYYMEMSDLSLRDGRACARTRRLKVHNDLEHWYDFDGPRSEEPMPLATLDVVLMRKDPPFDMEFVFATYMLERAQAEGALVVNDPRSIRDASEKLFTAWFSDVCPPTLVTRNMDELRAFQREHGDIVVKPLDGMGGASVFRVRPDDGNASVIFETITALEQRYCMAQRYLPAILDGDKRILVVDGVPLPYALARIPASGELRGNLAAGGRGVPQPLSASDRAIAERVAPELKKRGLIFVGLDVIGDRLTEINVTSPTCAREIEAVYDIDVGGLLMQAIDSRLAARG is encoded by the coding sequence ATGTCACGGCGTCTTGGCGTCATCATGGATCCGATAGACGCGATCAAGCCCAAGAAGGACACCACGCTCGCGCTGCTGCTCGCAGCCGCCCGTCACGGCTATGAACTCTATTACATGGAGATGTCCGACCTGAGTCTGCGCGACGGTCGCGCCTGCGCGCGCACGCGACGGCTCAAGGTCCATAACGACCTCGAGCACTGGTACGACTTCGACGGGCCGCGCAGCGAGGAGCCGATGCCGCTGGCCACGCTCGACGTGGTGCTGATGCGCAAGGACCCGCCCTTCGACATGGAATTCGTGTTCGCCACCTACATGCTCGAACGCGCGCAGGCCGAGGGTGCGCTGGTGGTGAACGATCCGCGCTCCATTCGCGACGCCAGCGAAAAGCTCTTCACCGCGTGGTTTTCCGATGTGTGTCCGCCGACGCTGGTGACACGCAACATGGACGAGCTGCGCGCCTTTCAGCGCGAACATGGCGACATCGTGGTCAAGCCGCTGGACGGCATGGGCGGCGCGTCGGTGTTTCGCGTGCGGCCCGATGACGGCAACGCCAGCGTCATTTTTGAAACGATCACGGCGCTCGAGCAGCGCTACTGCATGGCGCAGCGCTACCTGCCGGCGATCCTCGACGGCGACAAGCGCATCCTGGTGGTGGACGGCGTGCCGCTGCCCTACGCCTTGGCGCGCATCCCGGCCAGCGGCGAGCTGCGCGGCAACCTCGCCGCCGGCGGACGCGGCGTGCCGCAACCCTTGTCGGCGTCCGATCGCGCGATCGCCGAAAGGGTCGCGCCGGAATTGAAAAAGCGCGGCCTCATCTTCGTCGGCCTCGACGTGATCGGCGATCGGCTGACGGAAATCAACGTCACCAGTCCGACCTGCGCACGCGAGATCGAGGCGGTCTACGACATCGACGTCGGCGGCCTCTTGATGCAGGCCATCGACAGCCGCCTCGCCGCGCGCGGCTGA
- the hemC gene encoding hydroxymethylbilane synthase encodes MTRFDTPRPARALVRIATRASELAMWQSRHVAAALEAAWPGLATELVPITTTGDRILDRPLALIGGKGLFIKELEVAMMEGRADLAVHSMKDVPFELPDELYIAAILGREDPRDVLLSADARRLDALPPGCRVGTSSLRRRSQILALRPDLKLLDLRGNVPTRLGRLARGEYDAIVLAAAGLKRLGLYGDTARAFDVSDMLPAVGQGAIGIECRRGDVDIESLVAPLHDAATASCVHAERAMNARLGGSCTVPVAGHAQLHDGQLTLRGLVAAVDGDDIVRQTASGLVAEAERVGDELGQALLAAGADRILRRLHEQS; translated from the coding sequence ATGACCCGTTTCGATACTCCGCGTCCCGCGCGCGCCCTGGTGCGCATCGCCACGCGCGCCAGCGAACTGGCGATGTGGCAGAGTCGTCATGTCGCGGCCGCGCTGGAAGCCGCGTGGCCGGGACTCGCCACCGAGCTGGTGCCCATCACCACCACCGGTGACCGCATTCTCGACAGGCCGCTGGCGCTGATCGGCGGCAAGGGCCTGTTCATCAAGGAGCTCGAGGTGGCGATGATGGAAGGTCGTGCCGATCTCGCCGTGCATTCGATGAAGGATGTGCCGTTCGAATTGCCCGACGAGCTTTACATCGCCGCCATCCTCGGCCGTGAAGACCCGCGCGACGTATTGCTGAGCGCCGACGCGCGGCGCCTCGACGCCTTGCCGCCGGGCTGCCGGGTCGGTACGTCGAGCCTGCGCCGTCGCAGTCAGATCCTCGCCTTGCGGCCCGACCTCAAGCTGCTCGATTTGCGTGGCAACGTGCCGACGCGACTCGGTCGCCTGGCACGCGGCGAATACGATGCCATCGTGCTGGCCGCGGCCGGCCTCAAGCGTCTCGGCCTGTATGGCGACACTGCTCGCGCGTTCGACGTCAGCGACATGCTGCCAGCGGTCGGCCAAGGCGCCATCGGTATCGAATGCCGGCGTGGTGATGTTGATATTGAAAGCCTGGTTGCACCATTGCACGATGCCGCGACCGCCAGCTGTGTGCATGCCGAGCGCGCCATGAATGCGCGCCTCGGCGGCAGCTGCACGGTGCCGGTGGCGGGGCATGCGCAATTGCATGACGGACAATTGACCTTGCGTGGCCTGGTTGCCGCGGTCGACGGCGACGACATCGTCCGGCAAACTGCCAGCGGCCTCGTCGCCGAGGCCGAACGTGTTGGTGATGAATTGGGCCAGGCTTTGCTGGCCGCGGGAGCGGATCGCATCCTGCGTCGATTGCACGAACAGAGTTAA
- a CDS encoding uroporphyrinogen-III synthase — protein MQTQDDALDGISVLVTRPAEQAESLARAIEGAGGTAIRAPMIVITGLHDGSVAGAVARELASFDIVIFVSRNAAEFGVALIKEEGQSLDGMAVFAVGLGTAACLKNLGVKNVITPASEFSSEGLLRLDGLSEAKIKDKRIVIFRGVGGREYLAKTLERRNADVVYCECYERSKPPLVLGSTLKKSAVKVPDIGLATSIEVLDNLVEKIEDEGIDQLFDMQMLVVGARVGQEVEARGFTHRALVVENPSDDSILKRLIHWANDEA, from the coding sequence ATGCAGACACAAGACGACGCATTGGACGGAATCTCGGTGCTGGTGACGCGCCCGGCCGAACAGGCCGAGAGCCTGGCGCGCGCCATCGAAGGCGCCGGCGGCACCGCCATACGCGCGCCCATGATCGTGATTACCGGCTTGCACGACGGCTCCGTGGCGGGCGCCGTGGCTCGTGAGCTCGCCAGCTTCGACATCGTGATCTTCGTCAGTCGCAACGCCGCCGAATTTGGCGTGGCCCTGATCAAGGAAGAAGGGCAGTCGCTGGACGGCATGGCGGTGTTCGCGGTCGGACTCGGCACCGCCGCGTGCCTGAAGAATCTCGGCGTCAAGAACGTCATCACGCCCGCCAGCGAATTCAGCTCCGAAGGGCTGTTGCGACTCGACGGCCTGTCCGAGGCCAAGATCAAGGACAAGCGTATCGTCATCTTCCGCGGCGTCGGCGGGCGCGAGTACCTGGCCAAGACCCTCGAGCGGCGCAATGCCGATGTCGTCTATTGCGAATGCTACGAGCGCAGCAAGCCGCCGCTGGTGTTGGGTTCGACCCTCAAGAAGAGCGCGGTGAAAGTGCCGGACATCGGTCTTGCCACCAGCATCGAGGTGCTCGACAACCTGGTAGAGAAAATCGAAGACGAAGGCATCGACCAGTTGTTCGACATGCAGATGCTGGTGGTCGGCGCGCGCGTCGGCCAGGAAGTCGAAGCGCGTGGTTTCACGCATCGCGCGCTGGTGGTCGAGAATCCGTCCGACGACAGCATCTTGAAACGTCTCATCCACTGGGCCAACGACGAAGCATGA
- a CDS encoding uroporphyrinogen-III C-methyltransferase, producing the protein MSDTPPPAAAAPQAAPARGGKLALLALILTVALAAGGYYWTRFVAEPGAAALRARLDDVGAERDELARRVSDADQRLAKLENNHGDTLAAIETLRRDNQALSRSVNELAAQRGDHALDWVLAECEYLVLTASQRLALAHDVASARAALAAADERLRGAEHPALAPLREQLARDLQALAAVAEPDIEGLSLKFAAQIRKADRLPTKAIAEVDTSFKHSREQRVTPDNWRGVLQAMWDDLMSLVQIKDDELPDSVLFDPKLRHFVEQNLKLELSSARLAILERDTTNYRVAVEIVQDAVSRYYDADDAGVKALAQMLTDVRNIELAPKLPDVNASLDAVRAAREALRVAPVTPATPAPAPAETAQSTPTEPSAQP; encoded by the coding sequence ATGAGCGATACCCCGCCCCCGGCGGCCGCCGCGCCGCAAGCCGCGCCCGCGCGCGGTGGCAAGCTCGCGCTGCTGGCCCTGATCCTGACCGTGGCGCTGGCGGCCGGCGGATATTACTGGACGCGCTTCGTCGCCGAGCCGGGCGCCGCCGCGCTGCGCGCACGTCTCGACGATGTCGGCGCCGAGCGCGACGAACTGGCGAGGCGCGTGAGCGACGCGGACCAGCGCCTCGCCAAGCTCGAGAACAATCACGGCGACACGCTGGCCGCTATCGAAACCTTGCGTCGTGACAACCAGGCTTTGAGCCGGTCCGTGAACGAACTCGCCGCGCAGCGTGGCGATCATGCCCTCGACTGGGTGCTGGCCGAATGCGAATACCTGGTGCTGACCGCCAGCCAGCGCCTGGCGCTCGCGCATGACGTCGCCAGTGCGCGGGCGGCGCTCGCGGCCGCGGACGAGCGTTTGCGCGGCGCCGAGCATCCGGCGCTCGCGCCGCTGCGCGAACAGCTGGCGCGCGACCTGCAGGCCTTGGCGGCGGTGGCCGAGCCCGACATCGAAGGGCTGTCGCTGAAATTCGCCGCGCAGATCCGCAAGGCCGACCGCCTGCCCACCAAGGCGATCGCCGAGGTCGATACGTCGTTCAAGCACAGCCGGGAACAGCGCGTCACGCCCGACAACTGGCGCGGCGTGTTGCAGGCCATGTGGGACGACCTCATGAGCCTGGTCCAGATCAAGGACGACGAACTGCCGGACAGCGTGCTGTTCGATCCCAAGCTGCGCCACTTCGTCGAACAGAACCTGAAACTCGAACTGTCGAGCGCGCGCCTCGCCATCCTCGAACGGGACACCACCAACTACCGCGTGGCGGTGGAGATCGTGCAGGACGCCGTGTCGCGCTACTACGACGCCGACGATGCCGGCGTGAAGGCGCTGGCGCAGATGCTGACCGATGTGCGCAACATCGAACTCGCGCCCAAGCTGCCCGACGTCAACGCCAGCCTCGACGCGGTGCGCGCCGCGCGCGAAGCGCTGCGTGTCGCGCCCGTCACGCCGGCCACGCCCGCACCCGCGCCCGCCGAAACCGCGCAGTCGACGCCGACGGAGCCCTCCGCCCAGCCATGA